DNA from Longimicrobium sp.:
TGAAAAGGTCTCACACAGAGGGCACAGAGAACACAGAGGAACAGCGGAAGAGATTGAAGTTCTCTCCGTGTCCTCCGTGTCCTCTGTGTGATGCCAATCTGTTTCTCGCGAACCAGAACAATGCTCGGAAACGTGGTATGAGACTTTCCACGATGGAAACGCGGACGGGGCGAGACCATCGCGATCTCGCCCCGTCCTTTTACATGAGGCTCACCCCATCACGGCTTCGTGTACGGCGTGACCACCTGCATCATCGGGAAGTGCTTGCGGTTGAGCGTCGCCAGCGGAATGCCTGCCTCCTGGGCAGTTGCCGCGATCAGTGCATCCGCTAAGCCGAGGTTGTGGCTCCGCAGATACTGGCGCCGAATCAGTCCGGCTCTCCGGGCAATGTCGCTTTCGATGGGAATGATAGAAAAAATCCCGAGGAGATCTCGAACCTGCTCGAGCTCGGGATCACGAATCCCTGTGTACAACTCGGTCACTGTGATTGCCGACAGCCTGAGTTGCGGCTGATTACTCTTGATGAACCCGAGTGCCTGCGGAAAGCCGCGCAGGGCGTCGATCAGGATGTCGGTATCGACCAGAACGTCAGTCTCGACGAGGAGCGGCTCAGTCATCCCCGAACAGGCGCTCCAGCCGCTCGTCTCCCGCCCGACGCAGCGTTGCGAGATCGATGTCCGTCCGGTCTTTCCATAAGCCTGCGGCTGACTGCAGGACTGCCTGCACCTCGTCAGGGTCGGTGATCTCCGCCGGCTCTTCGCCCAAGAGATACTGCCGCAGCGCCAGCTCTACGATAGCACCCTCGGTCGTGCCGCGCCGGCACGCCTCCCTCTTCAGCGCATCGTCCAGCCCGTCATCGATGTCGATCAATCGCTTCGCCACGCGGCACCTTCCAGTCGGGGTCTGTCCTGAATGTACAGTCCTGCCGCTCTTCTTCCAAGCTCGGCCGCCTCCCCGCCTGAACTCCGCCACCCCTGGCACAGATGTGCGACCGGTGTCCCGATCCGACTCTCGTCTGTCCGAAGAGCCTCCTGGCGCGCCGGGTTCCCGAACGTCGCCGAGATCATCGACGTGACGGCAAAACGCCTCCGGGGGGCTGTCCCGGAGGCGTTTCGCGTGTCAGTCCCGGCCGCGGCCGGAGCGATCACCGGCGCAGGCGCACGCCGACCGTCAGCTCGGACGTGACGCCGTCGAAGTCGAAGCCCATGCCGTGGATGCGGCCGTCGACCACGAAGCCGAGCAGCCCGCCGGCGTCGATGCGCAGCCCCGCGCCCACCGAGGGGGCGAGCTCGGTCTCGAAGCCGCCGCGGTCC
Protein-coding regions in this window:
- a CDS encoding type II toxin-antitoxin system VapC family toxin, which encodes MTEPLLVETDVLVDTDILIDALRGFPQALGFIKSNQPQLRLSAITVTELYTGIRDPELEQVRDLLGIFSIIPIESDIARRAGLIRRQYLRSHNLGLADALIAATAQEAGIPLATLNRKHFPMMQVVTPYTKP